One stretch of Pantanalinema sp. DNA includes these proteins:
- the rnhA gene encoding ribonuclease HI → MRFEAYCDGACSGNPGPGAAACVLLAYEGNTLVKEKELVSPVEPKSTNQRQELIGAIMILESLSRPGVDLIIHSDSKYVIDGITSWVKGWKRNNWVNSQKQPVANKELWVRLDELASQHKIEWRWVKGHSGNAYNDRCDRLAVKAIEDFRK, encoded by the coding sequence ATGCGTTTTGAAGCCTACTGTGACGGCGCCTGCTCGGGCAACCCCGGTCCCGGCGCCGCCGCCTGCGTCCTGCTCGCCTACGAGGGCAACACCCTGGTCAAGGAGAAGGAGCTGGTCTCGCCGGTCGAGCCGAAATCCACCAACCAGCGCCAGGAGCTCATCGGCGCCATCATGATCCTCGAGTCGCTCAGCCGGCCGGGCGTCGACCTCATCATCCACAGCGACTCCAAGTACGTCATCGACGGGATCACGAGCTGGGTCAAGGGCTGGAAGCGGAACAACTGGGTCAACTCCCAGAAGCAGCCCGTGGCGAACAAGGAGCTGTGGGTGCGCCTCGACGAGCTCGCCTCCCAGCACAAGATCGAGTGGCGCTGGGTCAAGGGCCATTCCGGCAACGCCTACAACGATCGCTGCGATCGCCTCGCGGTGAAGGCGATCGAGGATTTCCGCAAGTAA
- the lon gene encoding endopeptidase La, producing the protein MAPGAPQAETTLPVVPLREMVVLPHMIAGLSMGRPRSVAAVETALIEGRSLLLVAQRDSKLEAPTAADLHEMGTVGEILQSFRQPDGTFRVLFEAKTRARILRVDDGDGPLRAAYEALSAPEEKGETIDAWERHVREQLAEIMPLDKRLPPEASLAIDTIHGASHLADMAGSYLVHDLSCRQAMLETVGVQERLEILANHLATLLEQLKLDQEIHEKVKSKLDKAQREYFLREKLQQIHRELGEEDEKTKEISDYRKAIAKAKLPKEARERAERELGRLQRTGPQSAESGVIRSYLDTLAALPWDKRTKDQLDLGHAQDVLDAGHHGLEKVKDRLLEFLAVRALRKSPPTTILCLVGPPGVGKTSLARAIADALGRKFVRASLGGVHDEAEIRGHRRTYVGAMPGRILAGLKTAGTKNPVFLLDELDKLGSDSRSNPSAALLEVLDPEQNRTFSDHYVESPFDLSEVLFIATANGTAGIPAALRDRLEIIRIGSYTEREKLSIAEKHLLPKTLETHGLKSAQLEVDRDTLEALVRGYTREAGVRQLSRRLASLARKAARAVVAGNASLAVSPEALSALLGPAPHRHREPHRSPEVGTVNGLAWTEAGGSMLTIEVAKLKGKGRLSLTGHLGDVMKESAQAAFTFVKANAEALGIAEEAWLQHDLHLHVPQGAIPKDGPSAGMAMAVAIASVLSGRPVRSDLAMTGEISLRGRVMAIGGVKEKVLAAHRAELDLVILPEENQADLEDVPAEVREAMAFRFVSRAEETLALALLPTLKGRVPQALASLGAADA; encoded by the coding sequence ATGGCGCCAGGCGCTCCGCAAGCCGAGACCACCCTGCCCGTCGTCCCCCTGCGGGAGATGGTGGTGCTGCCCCACATGATCGCGGGCCTGTCCATGGGACGCCCCCGCTCGGTCGCAGCCGTCGAGACGGCCCTCATCGAGGGGCGAAGCCTGCTGCTGGTCGCTCAGCGCGATTCCAAGCTCGAGGCGCCCACGGCCGCCGACCTCCACGAGATGGGCACCGTCGGCGAGATCCTCCAGTCGTTCCGCCAGCCGGACGGGACCTTCCGCGTCCTGTTCGAGGCCAAGACCCGCGCGCGGATCCTGAGGGTCGACGACGGCGACGGCCCGCTGCGCGCCGCCTACGAGGCGCTGAGCGCCCCCGAGGAGAAGGGTGAGACCATCGACGCCTGGGAGCGCCACGTCCGCGAGCAGCTCGCCGAGATCATGCCGCTCGACAAGCGCCTGCCCCCCGAGGCCTCGCTCGCAATCGACACCATCCACGGGGCCTCGCACCTGGCGGACATGGCGGGCTCCTACCTGGTCCACGACCTTTCGTGCCGCCAGGCCATGCTCGAGACCGTGGGCGTCCAGGAGCGCCTCGAGATCCTGGCCAACCACCTCGCCACCCTCCTGGAGCAGCTGAAGCTGGACCAGGAGATCCACGAGAAGGTGAAGTCCAAGCTGGACAAGGCCCAGCGCGAGTACTTCCTGCGCGAGAAGCTCCAGCAGATCCACCGGGAGCTCGGCGAGGAGGACGAGAAGACCAAGGAGATCAGCGACTACCGCAAGGCGATCGCCAAGGCCAAGCTCCCCAAGGAGGCGCGCGAGCGGGCCGAGCGCGAGCTCGGACGGCTGCAGCGCACGGGCCCCCAGTCGGCCGAGTCGGGCGTCATCCGCTCCTACCTGGACACGCTCGCCGCCCTTCCCTGGGACAAGCGCACGAAGGACCAGCTGGACCTCGGCCACGCCCAGGACGTCCTCGACGCGGGCCACCACGGCCTCGAGAAGGTCAAGGATCGCCTCCTGGAGTTCCTCGCGGTGCGCGCGCTGCGCAAGTCGCCCCCGACCACGATTCTCTGCCTGGTGGGTCCTCCCGGGGTGGGCAAGACGTCGCTCGCCCGCGCAATCGCGGACGCCCTGGGCCGCAAGTTCGTGCGCGCGAGCCTGGGCGGGGTTCACGACGAGGCCGAGATCCGCGGCCACCGCCGCACCTACGTGGGGGCCATGCCGGGCCGCATCCTCGCCGGCCTCAAGACGGCGGGCACCAAGAACCCGGTCTTCCTGCTCGATGAGCTCGACAAGCTCGGCAGCGACTCGCGCTCCAACCCCTCGGCGGCGCTCCTGGAGGTCCTGGACCCCGAGCAGAACCGGACCTTCTCCGACCACTACGTGGAGAGCCCGTTCGACCTCTCCGAGGTGCTGTTCATCGCCACCGCCAACGGCACCGCGGGGATCCCCGCCGCGCTGCGCGATCGCCTCGAGATCATCCGGATCGGCAGCTACACCGAGCGCGAGAAGCTTTCGATCGCCGAAAAGCACCTGCTGCCGAAGACCCTCGAGACCCACGGCCTGAAGAGCGCCCAGCTCGAAGTGGATCGCGACACCCTCGAGGCGCTCGTCCGCGGCTACACCCGCGAAGCGGGTGTGCGACAGCTCTCGCGGCGCCTGGCTTCGCTCGCCCGAAAGGCGGCGCGCGCGGTGGTCGCAGGCAACGCCAGCCTCGCCGTGTCTCCCGAGGCGCTCTCGGCCCTGCTGGGCCCCGCGCCCCATCGCCACCGCGAGCCGCACCGCTCCCCCGAGGTGGGCACGGTGAACGGCCTCGCCTGGACCGAGGCGGGCGGCTCCATGCTGACCATCGAGGTGGCGAAGCTGAAGGGGAAAGGCCGCCTGAGCCTAACGGGCCACCTGGGCGACGTGATGAAGGAGTCGGCGCAGGCCGCCTTCACCTTCGTCAAGGCGAACGCCGAGGCCCTCGGGATCGCCGAGGAGGCATGGCTCCAGCACGACCTGCACCTCCACGTGCCGCAGGGGGCCATCCCCAAGGACGGCCCGAGCGCCGGGATGGCCATGGCGGTTGCGATCGCCTCGGTCCTCTCGGGGCGGCCGGTGCGCTCGGATCTGGCGATGACCGGCGAGATCAGCCTCAGGGGGCGCGTCATGGCCATCGGCGGGGTCAAGGAGAAGGTGCTCGCGGCGCACCGCGCCGAGCTCGACCTCGTGATCCTGCCCGAGGAGAACCAGGCGGACCTCGAGGACGTTCCGGCCGAGGTCCGCGAGGCCATGGCGTTCCGGTTCGTGTCGCGGGCCGAGGAGACCCTCGCGCTCGCCTTGCTGCCGACCCTCAAGGGCCGGGTCCCCCAGGCCCTGGCGTCGCTGGGCGCCGCCGACGCGTAG